From the genome of Anopheles moucheti chromosome 3, idAnoMoucSN_F20_07, whole genome shotgun sequence, one region includes:
- the LOC128302206 gene encoding transcription factor SOX-4-like yields MVQQQQQLQQQQQQQQYNGNGSPPVFGSQMVDKNSSTPYTDATQTKKHSPGHIKRPMNPFMVWSQIERRKICEVTPDMHNAVISKNLGQRWKQLSQEERQPFIEEAERLRKLHTQEYPNYKYRPKKKQVKGVGGGGTGGSSKNGSPSSSSSTGAGSPALSTSSSSSSPESVSSRDSCGSSSSSSSSSTSSAGGKSPASSGKRSRTASGKVSKAGAGNGGSLKAKKQVIIDELGQPTMAAVATAATVTTLAAQPDCYSLAATQPLPNSPESAALYDERSLISPEPTFGPFSESTPIFIRTPDHNVFVVDESNHFDHEAKGFLYAHGTTPDLTGDSVGSPLGHNTTIITSVTSATTATSNSSPSALSHGAHVASACNSPHPQHHNQHNNNNSLQINNNHLQHQPQSTPSVKSVYTDSDGDCVKTEKYYDDDECPSDRFGAMLDDSCLDGVAGINRIDDSLDLGPGSVGSTGPPGSGACFGEIVAFNGHFTLTDPTQQQQQQQQQQQQQQQQQQAQQQTQQSHHLNQQQQHRGTLASFNEITNGQQCHQPLGLQPFQFSLANQPLVANSLHQQHQQQQQQHQSQQQFQQQLRQYGCQQHLMDSQVAVENMGLPLLAEASLVPNCQPSPSVDGFGAASLSLDGNSQTDVLPILDDMLGTANMDYTFEGLETASSSSGSHLEFITEDNSIFLSEPNLIGYTV; encoded by the coding sequence ACGAAAAAACACAGTCCGGGCCACATCAAGCGACCGATGAATCCGTTCATGGTGTGGAGCCAGATCGAGCGGCGCAAGATCTGCGAGGTGACGCCGGATATGCACAATGCGGTCATCTCAAAGAACCTGGGCCAGCGCTGGAAGCAGCTCAGCCAGGAAGAGCGCCAACCGTTCATCGAGGAGGCGGAACGTTTGCGCAAGCTGCACACGCAAGAGTACCCCAATTACAAGTACCGTCCAAAGAAGAAGCAGGTGAAGGGTGTTGGTGGCGGAGGCACTGGCGGTTCGTCCAAGAACGGGTCGCCTTCGTCGTCCTCCTCCACCGGTGCCGGTTCACCTGCCCTGTCCACATCGTCGTCCTCCTCCTCGCCCGAGTCCGTGTCGTCCCGGGACAGCTGTGGATCGTCGAGTAGTTCCTCCTCCTCGTCAACCTCGTCCGCCGGTGGTAAGTCACCGGCGTCTTCCGGTAAGCGCAGCCGAACCGCTAGCGGGAAGGTCTCCAAGGCAGGCGCCGGCAACGGTGGCTCGCTGAAGGCCAAAAAGCAAGTGATCATTGACGAACTCGGCCAGCCGACCATGGCTGCGGTAGCGACGGCCGCCACCGTGACAACGCTCGCGGCCCAACCCGACTGTTACTCGCTGGCGGCCACCCAACCGCTGCCAAACTCACCGGAGAGCGCTGCCTTGTACGACGAACGGTCGCTGATCTCGCCCGAGCCCACGTTCGGTCCATTCTCCGAAAGCACCCCAATCTTCATCCGAACGCCGGACCACAACGTGTTCGTGGTGGACGAAAGCAACCACTTTGATCACGAAGCCAAGGGCTTCCTGTACGCGCACGGTACCACGCCCGATCTCACCGGTGACAGCGTGGGGAGTCCGCTGGGCCATAACACCACCATTATCACCTCCGTCACCTCCGCAACGACAgccaccagcaacagcagtccGAGTGCGCTCAGTCACGGTGCACACGTGGCGTCCGCCTGCAACAGTCCGCATCCGCAGCATCACaatcaacacaacaacaacaacagtctTCAGATCAACAACAATCACCTCCAGCATCAGCCGCAATCGACGCCGTCCGTCAAGTCCGTCTACACCGACAGCGACGGGGACTGCGTGAAGACGGAGAAGTACTACGATGACGACGAGTGCCCGAGCGATCGCTTCGGGGCCATGCTGGACGACAGCTGTTTGGACGGTGTTGCTGGCATCAACCGAATAGACGATTCGCTGGACCTTGGCCCCGGGTCGGTGGGCTCCACCGGTCCGCCCGGTTCGGGCGCGTGTTTCGGTGAGATTGTGGCCTTCAATGGACATTTCACGCTGACCGACCCaactcagcagcagcagcagcaacagcaacagcagcaacagcagcaacaacaacagcaagctCAGCAACAGACGCAGCAGTCACATCACCTcaaccagcaacagcagcatcgggGCACACTAGCGAGCTTTAACGAAATCACCAACGGACAACAGTGCCACCAGCCGTTGGGGCTGCAACCGTTCCAGTTCTCTTTGGCCAACCAGCCCCTGGTTGCCAACAGCcttcaccagcagcaccagcagcagcagcagcagcaccagagccagcagcagttccagcagcagctgcgaCAGTACGGTTGCCAGCAGCATCTGATGGACTCGCAGGTAGCCGTGGAGAACATGGGATTGCCGCTGCTGGCGGAAGCTTCGCTCGTGCCCAACTGTCAACCTTCGCCGTCGGTGGACGGGTTCGGGGCCGCGTCGCTGTCGCTCGACGGTAACAGCCAGACGGACGTGTTGCCCATCCTGGACGATATGCTCGGTACCGCCAACATGGACTACACCTTCGAGGGGCTCGAGACGGCATCCTCCTCCAGCGGTTCACACCTGGAGTTCATCACCGAGGACAACAGTATTTTCCTGTCCGAGCCGAACCTGATCGGCTACACCGTTTAA